A portion of the Rhodanobacter sp. AS-Z3 genome contains these proteins:
- a CDS encoding DUF3309 family protein gives MSLLVVIILVLLLIGALPTWGYSRSWGYRPVGGLGLIVVIVLVLLLLGKI, from the coding sequence CTGTCACTACTGGTTGTCATCATTCTTGTACTGCTGTTGATCGGCGCGCTGCCCACCTGGGGTTACAGCCGTTCATGGGGCTACCGCCCGGTGGGAGGCCTCGGTCTGATCGTGGTGATCGTGTTGGTGCTGTTGTTGCTTGGAAAGATCTGA
- a CDS encoding glycerophosphodiester phosphodiesterase, with amino-acid sequence MARSAPTAEKPLASTVQVIAHRGASALRPEHTLAAYAKAIADGADFIEPDLVMTADGILLSRHENEIGGTTDVAEHAEFADRRTRKIIDGHAQTGWFTEDFTLAELDTLRARERLPQLRSTQYDGQFPLATLEQIIALVAAEAKTRGRQIGIIPEIKHGTYFRGIGLPMEDDLLTLLDAHEYTRAAPVEIQSFETDNLQYLRQRLIAKNCHNIRLLQLLDEPAEQPYDVRAMGGTLTYEAMMTVTGLRDIALYADAIGPNIRAIIPLTAEQELGEPSWLVHDAHRAGLEVHPYTFRPENQFLPLNLRHDSDPREINPAGSIAEIRRYLATGIDAFFTDDPAIGRKALDELER; translated from the coding sequence ATGGCCAGAAGCGCACCCACTGCCGAGAAGCCGCTTGCGTCCACCGTGCAGGTAATTGCCCACCGTGGCGCCAGCGCACTGCGACCTGAGCACACGTTGGCGGCGTACGCGAAGGCCATTGCCGACGGTGCGGATTTCATCGAGCCGGATCTGGTGATGACCGCCGACGGCATCCTGCTTTCGCGCCATGAAAACGAAATCGGCGGCACCACCGATGTGGCCGAGCATGCCGAGTTCGCTGACAGACGCACCCGCAAAATCATTGACGGACACGCGCAAACCGGCTGGTTCACCGAAGACTTCACGCTGGCCGAACTGGACACGCTGCGCGCGCGCGAACGCTTGCCGCAGCTGCGCAGTACCCAATATGACGGACAGTTTCCGCTGGCCACGCTGGAGCAGATCATCGCGCTGGTGGCGGCCGAAGCGAAGACGCGAGGCCGCCAGATCGGCATCATTCCCGAAATCAAGCACGGCACTTATTTCCGTGGCATTGGCCTGCCGATGGAGGATGACTTGCTCACCTTGCTGGATGCCCACGAGTACACGCGAGCGGCGCCGGTGGAGATCCAGTCCTTCGAAACAGACAACCTGCAGTATCTACGTCAGCGTCTGATCGCGAAGAATTGCCACAACATCCGCCTGCTGCAATTGCTGGATGAGCCCGCTGAGCAGCCGTACGACGTGAGGGCGATGGGCGGGACGCTGACCTACGAAGCCATGATGACGGTGACGGGCCTGCGCGATATCGCCCTCTACGCCGATGCCATTGGTCCGAACATTCGCGCCATTATCCCGCTGACGGCGGAGCAGGAGCTTGGCGAACCGAGCTGGCTGGTGCATGACGCGCACCGGGCTGGGCTGGAAGTTCACCCTTACACGTTTCGCCCGGAAAACCAGTTCCTGCCGCTGAACCTGCGGCACGACAGCGACCCGCGCGAGATCAATCCGGCCGGTTCGATTGCCGAGATCCGCCGCTATCTGGCCACCGGCATCGATGCGTTCTTCACCGATGATCCGGCGATCGGGCGCAAGGCGCTGGACGAGCTGGAGCGATGA
- a CDS encoding UvrD-helicase domain-containing protein has protein sequence MSAAKDLPVTPPLDWRRLNLDDGGRSLIEASAGTGKTWTIAVLYLRLLLERQLSPRQIVVTTFTDAAAQELRERLRGKLQWAVLRASDGAEDTVDGSDGEWLLGRWQEDGETRVRDLQRLRLALAEMDVAPISTLHSLCRRILADHPFACGVAFMLGDMVASESLLDEVAGDLWRRLQQGHATDELVLLAGQAREELTLHKLGKRLHTCLAPGVSIEARSEAALDAVLEPAWAARLRAIVTNDAFFTASCSLRNYWSELADLIDDHSKVPGAHAYKGLRAAMELKGIAAKMKADPELIAAAAFSERCTEIFDYLREHPRRQLWRKLTELARAEMQARLAARHQMTFDSLIESVSSALLGESASAGDRPLAEALFKAWPVALVDEFQDTDGQQYGILDAIYRQRDGSQRGRLVMIGDPKQAIYRFRGGDIHAYQRAAAAVDADGRLTLATNHRSSAELVAAFNQFYAVGGKSLDADDSSGIAYEPVRATDRRAGKPYSVEGKACSAPLVIHYLRDPPPSQPARRAEALQVCANQIAALLQSRSHRIGGELVQPSDLAVLLPTGADISHLRDALRERGVPCVTSSRSSVFDTDIARELQIVLYAMAFHTDLGALRAAAATRLWGASFSELQRWGDDVAQWQPVAETFRAWSQQWSERGILHVVGQLIDRLAARYLETMAGERVLTDLRHLGELLQTQSEQFPGTEELLAWFAQCRDDGAASDNDAADAAQLRIESDSARVRLMTLHASKGLEFPIVFLPLMWNHGERASDGIPVVNDPLSGQRTAEFSAAAKAREAQDLQDERFRVLYVALTRAIHACHVFALPPDRAASGRSEARVSGTKRSALDVMLERIEPVLFSEALQQVAPNIHWITGWQPTPQQNFTADAAPALERRARSLPPPRSGPLEAKHSFTTLTHGDHRDAVNPGASAADEDEAGNLELAAEGEWVEAVGSMPTQVVSVSAAELEPHADLLTLAAVRGTDFGNAVHAMFEHRDVGQPMSAQRELIEDCLRDAGVRRKDIEQSDLVDLLVSRIQAALDAPLGIAASPSLCLADLAADDLRAEMGFYFSLERVSMARLRAACANHGEPDLVPASQRLLSGLMNGKIDLIFQHDGRYHVLDYKGNYLGETLADYQGEALRAQMDASHYRFQALLYTVAVDRYLRQRLGASYERGRQLGECIYLFIRAAGLAADAGIWRHRFPDELLDAVGAVFADGLTTMEAA, from the coding sequence ATGAGTGCCGCAAAGGATCTGCCCGTCACGCCACCGCTCGACTGGCGCCGCCTCAACCTCGACGACGGCGGCCGCAGCTTGATCGAAGCCAGTGCCGGCACCGGCAAGACCTGGACGATTGCGGTGTTGTATCTGCGGCTGCTGCTGGAGCGGCAACTGTCGCCGCGCCAGATCGTGGTGACCACCTTCACCGACGCTGCTGCGCAGGAACTGCGCGAGCGCCTGCGAGGCAAGTTGCAGTGGGCGGTGTTGCGCGCCAGTGACGGAGCTGAAGACACGGTCGATGGCAGCGACGGCGAATGGCTGCTGGGGCGCTGGCAAGAGGATGGCGAGACGCGCGTGCGCGATCTGCAACGTCTGCGCCTGGCGCTGGCCGAGATGGACGTGGCGCCGATCAGTACGCTGCACAGCCTGTGCCGACGCATTCTTGCCGATCATCCGTTCGCCTGCGGCGTGGCCTTCATGCTGGGCGACATGGTAGCCAGTGAATCGTTGCTCGACGAAGTGGCCGGCGACTTGTGGCGACGTCTGCAGCAAGGTCATGCCACCGATGAACTGGTACTGCTGGCTGGGCAGGCGCGCGAGGAGCTTACGCTGCACAAGCTGGGCAAGCGGCTGCACACCTGTCTGGCACCCGGCGTGAGCATTGAGGCAAGGTCCGAGGCTGCGCTTGATGCGGTGCTGGAACCGGCATGGGCCGCGCGCTTGCGTGCCATCGTCACCAACGATGCGTTCTTCACGGCCAGTTGTTCGTTGCGCAACTACTGGAGCGAACTGGCCGACCTGATTGATGACCACAGTAAGGTTCCCGGCGCTCACGCGTACAAGGGGTTGCGGGCCGCGATGGAACTCAAGGGCATTGCGGCCAAGATGAAAGCCGACCCCGAGCTGATCGCGGCGGCCGCGTTTTCCGAGCGCTGCACCGAAATCTTCGACTACCTGCGCGAGCATCCACGCCGCCAGCTCTGGCGCAAGCTGACCGAACTGGCGCGCGCGGAAATGCAGGCGCGTCTTGCCGCGCGGCATCAGATGACGTTCGACAGTTTGATCGAGTCGGTCAGCAGCGCCTTGCTCGGTGAGTCGGCTTCCGCCGGGGATCGGCCGCTGGCCGAGGCCTTGTTCAAGGCATGGCCGGTGGCGTTGGTTGACGAATTCCAGGATACCGACGGCCAGCAGTACGGCATCCTCGACGCGATCTATCGCCAGCGCGACGGCAGTCAGCGCGGCCGGCTGGTGATGATCGGCGATCCGAAGCAGGCGATCTATCGCTTCCGCGGCGGCGACATCCACGCCTACCAGCGCGCCGCGGCGGCCGTCGATGCCGATGGTCGACTGACCCTGGCCACCAATCATCGCTCCAGTGCCGAACTGGTCGCAGCGTTCAATCAGTTCTACGCGGTGGGCGGCAAGTCGCTGGATGCCGATGACAGCAGTGGCATCGCCTACGAACCGGTGCGGGCCACCGATCGACGCGCGGGCAAGCCGTATTCCGTGGAAGGAAAAGCCTGCAGCGCACCGCTGGTGATTCACTACCTGCGCGATCCACCACCATCGCAGCCAGCGCGTCGCGCCGAAGCATTGCAGGTCTGCGCCAACCAGATCGCCGCGCTACTGCAGTCGCGTTCGCATCGCATTGGTGGCGAGTTGGTGCAGCCGTCAGACCTTGCTGTGTTGTTGCCCACGGGTGCGGACATCAGCCATCTGCGCGATGCCTTGCGCGAACGCGGCGTGCCTTGCGTGACCTCGTCGCGCAGCAGCGTGTTCGACACCGATATCGCGCGCGAGCTGCAGATCGTGCTGTATGCGATGGCATTTCATACCGACCTTGGTGCCTTGCGCGCGGCCGCCGCAACGCGCCTGTGGGGCGCGAGCTTCAGCGAGTTGCAGCGCTGGGGTGATGACGTGGCGCAATGGCAGCCGGTGGCGGAAACGTTCCGTGCGTGGAGTCAGCAGTGGAGCGAGCGCGGCATTCTGCATGTGGTCGGTCAACTGATCGATCGGCTGGCCGCGCGCTATCTGGAAACCATGGCTGGCGAGCGCGTGCTGACCGATCTGCGTCACCTCGGCGAGTTGTTGCAAACACAGAGCGAGCAGTTCCCCGGCACCGAAGAATTGCTGGCGTGGTTCGCCCAGTGCCGCGACGATGGTGCGGCGAGTGACAACGACGCCGCCGACGCGGCGCAGCTGCGCATTGAATCGGACAGCGCCCGCGTGCGCCTGATGACCTTGCATGCCAGCAAGGGCCTGGAATTTCCGATCGTGTTCCTGCCGTTGATGTGGAATCACGGCGAGCGTGCCAGCGATGGCATTCCGGTGGTCAACGATCCGCTCAGCGGGCAACGCACGGCGGAATTCTCCGCCGCGGCCAAGGCGCGCGAAGCGCAAGATCTGCAGGACGAACGCTTCCGCGTGTTGTATGTGGCACTGACGCGCGCGATCCATGCCTGCCACGTCTTCGCGCTGCCGCCGGATCGTGCGGCTAGTGGCCGCAGCGAGGCGCGTGTCAGTGGTACCAAACGCAGTGCGCTGGACGTGATGCTGGAGCGCATCGAACCGGTGCTGTTCTCGGAGGCGCTGCAGCAGGTGGCGCCAAACATCCACTGGATTACCGGTTGGCAACCCACGCCACAGCAGAACTTCACCGCGGATGCGGCGCCGGCGCTGGAGCGCCGCGCACGCAGTCTGCCGCCGCCACGTTCCGGTCCGCTGGAAGCCAAGCACAGCTTCACCACGCTCACTCATGGCGATCACCGCGACGCGGTCAATCCCGGCGCCTCCGCTGCTGACGAGGATGAAGCGGGCAATCTCGAATTGGCGGCAGAGGGCGAATGGGTGGAGGCCGTCGGCAGCATGCCGACGCAAGTGGTTTCCGTGTCGGCGGCTGAGCTGGAGCCGCACGCAGACTTGCTCACTTTGGCTGCCGTGCGCGGCACCGACTTTGGCAATGCCGTACACGCCATGTTCGAACATCGCGACGTTGGCCAGCCGATGTCGGCGCAGCGCGAGTTGATTGAAGACTGCCTGCGCGACGCCGGTGTGCGCCGCAAAGACATTGAGCAGTCCGATCTGGTGGATCTGCTGGTCAGCCGCATCCAGGCCGCGCTGGACGCACCGTTGGGCATCGCAGCGTCTCCGTCGCTATGCCTGGCCGACCTTGCTGCCGACGATCTGCGCGCCGAGATGGGCTTCTACTTTTCGCTGGAGCGCGTCTCGATGGCGCGTTTGCGCGCGGCTTGCGCAAACCACGGTGAACCCGACCTGGTGCCGGCCAGTCAGCGTCTGTTGAGTGGCCTGATGAACGGCAAGATCGATCTGATTTTTCAGCATGACGGGCGTTATCACGTGCTCGATTACAAGGGTAACTACCTCGGCGAAACGCTGGCCGACTATCAGGGCGAAGCATTGCGTGCGCAGATGGATGCCAGTCACTACCGCTTCCAGGCCTTGCTCTACACCGTGGCCGTCGATCGCTATCTGCGGCAGCGTCTGGGGGCGAGTTATGAGCGCGGTCGCCAGCTGGGTGAGTGCATCTATCTATTCATTCGCGCCGCCGGTCTTGCTGCCGATGCGGGCATTTGGCGGCACCGCTTTCCCGATGAGCTGCTGGATGCCGTCGGCGCAGTCTTTGCCGATGGCCTGACCACGATGGAGGCCGCATGA
- the recD gene encoding exodeoxyribonuclease V subunit alpha has product MNVPARSYNFRRLVGESSPPEAWRMLDATVARWVLAHGGSPLLAQLAGWASHAEGRGDSALLLSGDGAGRHGMRAWSTEELAALQAEPMVARAGDVDTGGTPFVLDPPHFYLRRNYLHEAAVARHVRARRATPLPAAGAEPADIDVLFQGDDSARVQPQRQAVAQVLGKRLFVLTGGPGTGKTTTVLRMLMMLIRERATRTQAAPTIRISAPTGKAAQRLSESLRDGAERMRTQQGLMDSGEWQSPLDCALAAEASTVHRLLGSRGRQGGFTHHADNPIAADIVIVDEASMVDLAMLRNLLDALREDTALILVGDADQLTSVGTGSVLLDLVGAMEAEHAPDLVRLMHSFRADQSLVPINQAIRAGDTAAFAAAWQAAGTKAVRRDVATARDLRDALGKWSTALATTLHDVGALDVVRKDDQPAVLRALDALRRRQLLCALRDGEFGADAANAFIERKLKNRADVAADVDWYPGRAVMIARNDYTVGLFNGDAGLCLRDEHGNLAVWFEVTVQGGTATRGETLAEAPAQHASRRAISFAPGGLPDHQGAFAVTIHKSQGSEYDHVAVLLPADPQNRILSRQLLYTAMSRAKLSVELWATDEASEAALATPVRRASGLAARIA; this is encoded by the coding sequence ATGAACGTGCCTGCCCGCAGTTATAACTTTCGTCGGCTGGTCGGCGAATCGTCGCCGCCCGAAGCGTGGCGCATGCTCGATGCCACGGTGGCGCGCTGGGTGCTCGCGCATGGCGGTTCACCCTTGCTGGCGCAGCTTGCCGGTTGGGCCAGTCATGCGGAAGGGCGCGGTGACAGTGCCTTGTTGTTGAGTGGCGACGGCGCGGGTCGCCACGGCATGCGTGCGTGGTCGACCGAAGAACTCGCCGCGCTGCAAGCCGAGCCGATGGTGGCGCGAGCCGGTGATGTTGACACGGGTGGCACGCCGTTCGTGCTCGACCCGCCGCACTTCTATCTGCGCCGCAACTATCTGCACGAAGCCGCCGTCGCCCGTCATGTGCGCGCGCGTCGCGCCACGCCGCTACCGGCAGCTGGCGCCGAACCCGCGGATATCGATGTGCTGTTTCAGGGCGACGACTCGGCACGAGTGCAGCCACAGCGGCAGGCCGTGGCGCAGGTGCTGGGCAAGCGCTTGTTCGTGCTTACCGGCGGCCCCGGCACCGGCAAGACCACCACCGTGCTGCGCATGTTGATGATGCTGATCAGGGAGCGCGCCACGCGCACGCAGGCGGCACCGACGATACGTATCAGCGCACCTACCGGCAAGGCCGCGCAGCGGCTGTCCGAATCACTGCGTGATGGTGCCGAGCGCATGCGAACTCAGCAAGGTCTGATGGATAGTGGCGAATGGCAGTCTCCATTGGACTGTGCGCTGGCTGCCGAGGCGAGCACCGTGCACCGTTTGCTGGGCAGTCGCGGGCGGCAGGGCGGCTTCACCCATCACGCCGACAATCCGATTGCGGCCGACATCGTGATTGTCGACGAAGCGTCGATGGTCGACCTGGCCATGTTGCGCAACCTGCTCGATGCGCTGCGCGAAGACACCGCGTTGATCCTCGTCGGCGATGCCGACCAGCTTACCTCGGTCGGTACCGGTTCGGTCTTGCTGGATCTGGTCGGTGCGATGGAAGCTGAGCATGCGCCAGATCTGGTGCGACTCATGCATAGCTTCCGTGCCGATCAGTCACTGGTGCCGATCAACCAAGCGATTCGCGCTGGTGACACGGCAGCGTTCGCGGCCGCGTGGCAGGCGGCAGGCACCAAGGCCGTTCGACGCGACGTGGCAACGGCGCGGGACCTGCGCGATGCGCTGGGCAAGTGGAGTACGGCGTTGGCGACGACGCTGCACGATGTTGGTGCATTGGACGTGGTGCGAAAGGATGATCAACCGGCTGTGTTGCGCGCACTGGACGCACTGCGCCGGCGCCAGTTGCTATGTGCGCTGCGCGACGGGGAGTTTGGCGCGGACGCAGCCAACGCGTTCATCGAACGAAAACTGAAAAACCGGGCGGACGTGGCGGCCGATGTCGACTGGTATCCCGGCCGTGCGGTGATGATTGCGCGCAACGACTACACCGTGGGGTTGTTCAACGGTGACGCCGGCCTGTGTCTGCGCGACGAACACGGCAACCTGGCGGTGTGGTTTGAAGTCACCGTGCAGGGCGGCACCGCCACGCGCGGTGAAACATTGGCGGAAGCCCCGGCGCAACATGCCAGTCGTCGCGCGATCAGCTTTGCGCCCGGGGGCCTCCCCGACCATCAGGGTGCGTTCGCGGTGACGATCCACAAGAGCCAAGGTTCAGAATACGATCACGTTGCCGTGCTGTTGCCGGCAGACCCGCAGAACCGGATTCTCTCGCGGCAGTTGCTGTACACCGCCATGTCGCGGGCGAAGCTCAGCGTCGAGCTGTGGGCAACGGATGAAGCCAGTGAGGCCGCGCTGGCCACGCCGGTGCGGCGGGCCAGCGGGCTGGCTGCACGCATCGCTTGA
- the queF gene encoding NADPH-dependent 7-cyano-7-deazaguanine reductase QueF (Catalyzes the NADPH-dependent reduction of 7-cyano-7-deazaguanine (preQ0) to 7-aminomethyl-7-deazaguanine (preQ1) in queuosine biosynthesis), with protein MSTPEHSPLGKDTVYADCYDPRLLFPIPRAEKRSEIGVAEVLPFHGVDIWNAYELSWLDLRGKPQVALAEFHVPAASPNIIESKSFKLYLNGFAQERISDAAALTDTLLHDLSAAAGAVVSVQLHAADGSSLPVVSLDGYLLDQQEIEIDSYGPPDADFLQADSSATAVSETLVSHLLRSNCPVTGQPDWGSVQIAYQGAPIDHAGLLRYLISFRTHNEFHEQCVERIFVDLTQRCAPQQLSVYARYTRRGGLDINPFRSSTPSTPANLRTVRQ; from the coding sequence ATGAGCACTCCCGAACACTCCCCGCTCGGCAAGGACACCGTCTACGCCGACTGTTACGATCCCCGCCTGCTGTTTCCGATCCCGCGTGCCGAGAAGCGTAGCGAGATTGGCGTGGCCGAAGTACTGCCGTTCCATGGCGTGGATATCTGGAACGCCTACGAATTGTCCTGGCTGGACCTGCGCGGCAAGCCGCAGGTGGCGCTGGCCGAGTTTCATGTGCCGGCCGCCTCGCCGAACATCATCGAATCAAAGTCGTTCAAGTTGTACTTGAACGGCTTTGCGCAGGAACGCATCAGCGATGCGGCTGCGCTGACGGATACCTTGCTGCACGATCTGTCCGCTGCGGCCGGAGCGGTGGTCAGCGTTCAGCTGCACGCCGCCGACGGCAGCAGCCTGCCAGTGGTGAGTCTGGACGGCTATCTGCTGGATCAGCAGGAAATAGAGATCGATAGTTACGGCCCGCCGGATGCCGATTTTCTGCAGGCCGACAGCAGCGCCACGGCGGTGTCGGAAACCCTGGTCTCGCACCTGCTGCGCTCGAACTGCCCGGTGACCGGCCAGCCCGACTGGGGCAGTGTGCAGATTGCTTACCAAGGCGCGCCGATCGATCACGCGGGGCTGCTGCGCTACCTGATCTCGTTCCGCACCCATAACGAATTCCACGAGCAATGCGTGGAGCGTATCTTTGTTGACCTGACCCAGCGCTGCGCGCCGCAGCAGCTCAGCGTGTATGCGCGCTATACCCGGCGCGGCGGGCTGGATATCAATCCGTTCCGCAGCAGCACACCCTCAACACCGGCCAATCTTCGCACCGTGCGGCAGTAA
- the galE gene encoding UDP-glucose 4-epimerase GalE — translation MKILVTGGAGYIGSHVVRQLDEAGHAVVVYDNLSTGFRQAVLGGAQLIVANLSDGARLDAVFAVHQFDAVMHFAASTVVPESVADPLKYYANNTRNTLTLLERISRFQVPHVVFSSTAAVYGVSGGDSVIGEDVVLAPINAYGASKMMSERMLTDLAETGGPSYIVLRYFNVAGADLLGRIGQSTANATHLIKVACQAALGQRDCLQVFGTDYPTADGTCVRDYIHVEDLARAHLDALDYLANGGASDVLNCGYGSGYSVREVIEAVRRISGVDFSVEESPRRPGDPPAVIADNARIQRVLHWQPRFNDLDRIVTDAWGWESRHVQNASKEVGVTSA, via the coding sequence ATGAAGATTCTGGTAACTGGTGGCGCTGGCTATATTGGTTCACACGTGGTGCGTCAGCTGGATGAGGCGGGCCACGCAGTAGTGGTCTACGACAACCTGTCCACTGGTTTTCGTCAGGCTGTGCTTGGTGGCGCTCAGCTGATCGTGGCGAATTTGAGCGATGGCGCTCGACTGGATGCCGTGTTCGCCGTGCATCAGTTCGACGCCGTGATGCATTTCGCCGCCAGTACCGTGGTGCCCGAATCGGTCGCCGATCCGCTCAAATACTACGCCAACAATACCCGCAACACGTTGACCTTGCTGGAGCGGATCAGTCGCTTTCAGGTGCCGCATGTGGTGTTCTCCTCAACCGCCGCGGTCTACGGCGTGTCGGGCGGAGATTCAGTGATTGGCGAGGATGTCGTGCTGGCGCCGATCAATGCCTATGGCGCTTCGAAGATGATGAGCGAGCGCATGCTGACGGACCTGGCGGAGACTGGTGGACCGAGCTATATCGTGCTGCGTTATTTCAACGTGGCCGGCGCCGATCTGCTCGGACGTATCGGTCAGTCCACGGCCAATGCCACCCACCTGATCAAGGTCGCTTGCCAGGCAGCGCTTGGGCAACGTGACTGCTTGCAGGTCTTCGGCACCGACTATCCGACTGCCGACGGAACTTGCGTGCGCGACTATATTCACGTCGAGGATCTGGCTCGTGCGCATCTCGATGCGCTGGATTACCTTGCCAACGGTGGTGCGTCCGACGTGCTCAACTGCGGTTATGGCTCTGGCTACAGTGTGCGCGAAGTCATCGAGGCGGTACGTCGGATCAGTGGAGTCGACTTTTCGGTGGAAGAATCGCCGCGTCGTCCAGGTGATCCGCCCGCCGTTATCGCCGATAATGCGCGCATCCAGCGTGTACTGCATTGGCAACCTCGTTTCAATGATCTTGATCGTATCGTCACCGATGCATGGGGCTGGGAATCACGCCATGTCCAGAACGCGTCGAAAGAAGTGGGTGTCACGTCTGCCTGA